In Paenibacillus xylanilyticus, the genomic window GATGTGCCAGCAGAGCGAACGGATCTCGATATGGAAGAGCGGAGATTGGAAGCTCAGGAGAAAGCTGCACGATTTGGAAACAACACGTTCCTGTAAGCTTGGATTGTTCAGGCTAGTACACTGGATTGGTATACAAGGTTAAACAGGGGCACCACAATAAATCATGATTTGGTTTATGTGAGCCGTCAGGCGTTCAAAAAGCCGGTTTCCTTCGAGGAAGCCGGCTTTTGTCCCAGTAATCCCATCCTGGAATCATGATGAAGTGTTGACTGTGTTTAAAGGTAAGTCTAAGGAGCAGGGAATAACAATACATAGAGCAGAATAGCAAGCGCCAGGCCAATGACCAACAGAGTAAGTGTCAGGAAGCGAATCAATCGGGTTGAGGCTTGAAAGGTTTGCCGATTAATTTGTTTGCGTTTGCGGTGATAAGAAGCAGCAGAACACAGAATAATGGCAATGCCGCTGACCAAGGAGGTTACTCCGGTTATAATGGCTGCAATGTGTGCAATCTGGTCATAAGAGGAAGAATTGAACCCCCAATCCGGCAGCCAGGAATCCGACGCCGACCATGGCTATTCCTGTACGAACCCAGGCCAGAAATGTCCGTTCATTGGCCATATGCTGTTGTACGTATTGAGAGTCAATTGTGGGGGTGTCTAGTTCGGAATCAGCGATAGGAATCCCTCCGTTCATCTTTTATACGATTATCATTGTACTTATTTTTTACTGTAAAACCAAGAAAGGCGGCTGGACGTTATGCCACTTAAAGAAAGAATTGCAGAAATTGAAAGTTTAAGGGGGATTGCCTTTGCAGCTGTTGTACTCCAGCATTCCATTGCCCATTTTTCGCTAGTTCCGGAAGCCGGACTGGAAGATGGGGTTCTGCTTGCAATCCTGCTGATGACTTCCAAATTTGCTGTCCCTTTATTTATTTTCATCACGGGCATGGTATTGTTTTATAACACAGGAGAACAGCTGAAATACGGCCGTTTCATGCAGAAACGATTAACGGATGTCATCGCACCTTATGTCGTGTGGTCGTTGGTGTACTTCACCTTGACACCACAAGGGTGGGCCGGCATCAGTTGGCAGGATCTCCCTGAACTTGGTTTGAAGCTGCTTACCGGCAAGACCACATCTCATTTTTGGTACATTATCATGCTGATTCAATTTTATTTGCTGTTTCCCTTGTTTCTAAAGGCCGTACGATATGTATATAACCGTTATGATTCACGGGGACGCCTGGTTGCTGTCCTGATTACGGGAGCTGTATACCTCGTGTTAGCCGATCAATTGAGGAATATTGCAAGAGTTATGGAGCGGCTCAATATTCCTGTACTGACCGATGTATTCACAACCTATGCCGATCGAAATTTCCTGTATTTCTTTTTCTATTTTGTGTTAGGTGCTGCTGCCGGATTATCTGTTAAAAGCTGGAATATGTGGATTCATCGGCTGCGCTGGGTATATTGGACCGTGTTTATAATCATGGGTCTTCGGTTTACATATCTATTAATGCTGGAATTTCAAAAGCCGGAAGGCATTCAGATCTCATTTTATACCGTTAGCTTGATTAGGCCGGATATGGCTCTCTTTCTAATTGCGTCGATCATGGTCATGTATCAGCTCGCAGGCAAACTGCATAACCACCTGGCCGTGGGCTGGCTTGGATGGATCGGCAGCGTTTCTTACGGCGGTTATCTGATGCATATGCTCATGCTGCGGTACAGTTACATTCCAGATGAATATGTTTACGTGGCATGGGGCCTGAATCCGACTTTACGAATGATTCTAACGTGGGCACTTGCCTTAGCGCTATCCTGTGTGCTCACTTGGTGCATTTCGCGTGTAAGCTGGTTAAAATGGATCGTGGGTACTGTACCGAAGGCCAATTTCAGAAAGTGAAAGAGGCAATAAATGAAAAATTCACAATAGAGTGATCATTCTTGAAGGTAGTGATCTAGGGTTGTGATGTAAGTCAGCGTTTGCTTTTGTCGAACGGAAGCTTATCTGGGTTTACATTTTAAAAAATCATTATATGAAAAATTCATAATAATAACCCTAATGCCGTTCTACCACACTATTCTGCGTATCTATCCTATGCTTTGTTCTCACCTGCAGCTTAACCGGGAAAAACGGAGAATGATGGCAGAAACCGAACACAAGTTTTATAATATGAAGTAGAGCGGTAGAGGATAGGGGGAACAAGCATGGCTTTTATGATCGCCCAGCGGGCATTTATCAAGCTGTATCTCATTACCATGGTTGAACAGCATAGAGGATATGGATACGAAATGCTGGAGGCCATGAAGCAGGAATTTAAAGATTACGGCTATGTTCCGCCTCAGAGTGAGGTATATCGAGCATTGCATGAACTGGTACAGCAGGGTGTATTTTATCGGACGAAGAAGCTGAAGGGCAGCGATCCCAAAGTGGATTTTCAGGAAATCGTTTTATATCACTTTACGGATGATGGAGCGGAAAAAGCCGAATTGTACAAAAAGCAGGTCAAGGCAGACCTAGACCGTTGTCTAGGCATGCTGCACAAGGCAGAAGAGGACAATTACGGGACGAAAGGAAGATGAGCATGAATAAGCAGCTACAGTGGGGAGTACTCGGTACTTCCACCATTGCAAAGAATGCGGTAATTCCGGCAATCCAGCAATCTGAACGGGGAGAAGTGCTTGCGATTGCGAGTCGAAGCAAGGAGAAGGCTGAAGCGCTCGCCGAAGAATTGGACATTGCTAGATGCTATGGAAGTTACGAAGAGCTCATTGCAGATCCCGATATTGAAGCCGTATATATTCCGTTGCCTAACCATATGCACAAGGAATGGACGATAAAAGCCGCTCAGGCCGGAAAGCATGTATTATGCGAAAAGCCAGCTGCACTGAATGCGGACGAGTCTGCTGAAATGATTCAGGTATGCAAGGAGCACGGCGTTCTATTCGCAGAGGCAATCATGTATCGTTATCATCCCAAGCATCGGCGTGTTCAGGAGATTATCGCGAGTGGAGAGATTGGTGCTGTTCGTGCGATCCATGGCAACTTTACCTGTAATACAGCGGATGATAAGGATAATGTAAGGTTCAAACGGGATATGGGCGGAGGCTCGCTCTTTGACCTTGGTGTGTATCCCATCTCGGCAGCACGGATGTACCTGGGCCAGGAACCCGAAGCGGTTACGGTACATGCCTTATTCTCCGAGGAACATGATGGAGTGGATATGATGGCTTCGGGGCTTGTTGAATTTCCGGGATCCGTGGCGTTAACGTTTGATTGCGGCATGTGGGCTTCCGGGAGGGCGGAGATGGAGATCCTCGGGACAGACGGACGAATTGAGTTGCCAAAAGTCTTCGGCTGGGAGAATAGTGATATTCCACCGCAAATTATCATTCATACGGATTCGGTCAGTCGGGAAGAACGGGTATCCGTATCCAATTCTTATGTTCTGCAGGCGGAAACCTTTGCTGCCGCTGTGCTGGATGGGACACCACTGCCATTTACTCCGGATAACACGATAGCGAATATGCGGGTGATTGATGCCTGTTTGCAATCGGCACGGACACGGCAGCGCGTTTCATTGATTTAAAAAAACGATTTAAACAATATGTACACCAGGAGGCTGTCCCATAAGTAGATATTCTACTGATAGTGACGGGCTCATTCTCTTCTCAAAAGTCTAAAATTTAAGCAGAGCAGCGATTCTCCTGTTATTGGAGAATCGCTGCTCTGCGTTTTTGGTCCGTTGCCGCTAGCTTCAGTACATTATGGGCAAGCGAAAGCCAACCGACCTCGAGCGTCACTTTCTCCATGCCGCGAAGCAGAAAACGCCGGAAGCCCCGGTTGTTCTTCAGTTGTCCAAATACACTTTCCGGTTCCGTCATTCGACGTACGGCCAGGGCGTAACCTTCTTCGCTTCGCAGGAGGTCTCGAGCCTGATTCTGGTAATGCAGCCTCTCCAGACTGACAACCACTTCCCGATTTCCTGCGGCCATCGTGCAGCGTTCCTTCAGCGGACAGCCCTCGCAGCTCTGGCTTCGGTAATGACGTTTGTGAATTTCATAGCCACTTGGGAGAGTCTCCTTGCTCTCTTTGCGGAAATGCAGCGTTTCTCCGGCGGGGCACGTCCACGTATCCTGGGTTTCGCTGTACGTCCAGTTCTCAATCTTGCCGACATTTGATTTCTAGGATTTTACTTTTTCTTTGTGATAGCTGGCGTATTTTACGCCCACTTGAATCTCTTCCTTGTCAGGTGTTCCAGTTTCTCACTACTCATCTCGCCACATTCGCCGAGTTCGGCAAGGTCTTTTCCTCGGCACTCCTGTTCTTCTTGGTGCTCTGCCGCTTGAATGTCTGCAAACAGAGCATGGACGTTCTCCTGCAACTTCGCTTTGTGTTTGCTGACCGCTTTGCGCCAAACAAAGGTGTAGCGATTGGCATTGGCCTCGATCTTGGTGCCATCCACAAAGCAATGCTCCAGCGATACGTATTTTTTCGTCAACCAGAAACTGAAGCACGGCAGTGAATACGGTTTCAAGGACACTTTTCATGCGCTGGGAACGGAAGCGATTCAGGGTGCGGAAGTCGGAGCGTTACCATGTGTTCTTGTTGAAACCCAACGACAAGAATGTACATCGTTAGCCGAAAAGGCGATTCACAATTATTATGCAGCAGGGTGGTTTGAGGGAATTCTCACTAATCTGAAGGTGCAGGCAGAATAGTCCCGCTGCGGAAAAATGTAATACGGAAAGGAAGGCTGTGTATTAACAGAAGATGATTCCTGTGCTGGCGTCGCAGGGGGCGTCTTTTTTCGTCTTTGGCGGCATGAATCACGGGGCAGGGAATAACCGCTAAACGTATTTAAAGGGCGTGGCCAGCCGGCATTCTATTCCTTCATTGGACGCCTGGGCATAACATGGATAAACTAAACAGGAATGAATAGAAATCAGTGAGCACCGGTGTCGGAAAGAAGGCGCCTGTTGTCATAGGAGGTATCACAGTGAAGTTGTCGATCCTGGATTATTCGGAAATTGCCGAAGGGGAGACACCCGAACAGGCTTTAGCTCATTCCGTCCGGCTGGCCCGGCTTGCAGAGGGGTGGGGGTACCACCGGTATTGGGTATCAGAGCATCACGGCAACAATGTGCTGGCAGGCTCTGCGCCGGAAATTCTCGCAGGGGCTATTGCTGCCGGCACCCACCGGATCCGGACTGGATCCGGCGGCGTCATGCTGCCGATGCACAGCCCGTTCAAGGTGGCCGAAAGCTTCGCGGTGCTGGCCGCCCTTTACCCGGGGCGGATCGACCTCGGCGTTGGCCGCTCTACCGGAGGCCCGGCGGATGTATCGCGGGTGCTGCTGGACGGGCGCAGCGGCTCGTTCCGGCACTATCCGGATCAGATTGCCCGGCTGGCCGGTTATGTCCGCCGCTCCGACGAGCAGCCCTTGCCAAGGCCGGTTCCAACGGAGCCGCCGGACTTATGGCTGCTGGGCTCCAGCTCCGGCAGCGCTGAAATTGCCGCGCGGCACGGGATGGGCCTTGCGTTCGGCCATTTCATCAGCGGGCAAGGGGGACCGGAGGCCGTGAAGGCATACCGGGAGCAATTTGTTCCCGCAGCTCCAGGCGGGAAACCGCAGGTGCTGGTGTCCGCTTTTGCCGTCTGCGGGGAGACGGACGAGCAGGCGGAGAAGCAGGCCGGCGTGTTCGACGATTATCTGCTGAACATCCGGGAAGGCGGCGGACTGCTGAGGGTTCCGTCCATCGAGAATGTCGCCGCCAGAGAGTATACGCCAGAGCAGCGGCAGATCATGGCGGCCGGACGCGGACGGATGCTTGTCGGCGGCCCGGAACGGATGAAGCGCCAGCTGATCCGGCTGGCGGACCGGTACAATGCCGATGAGATTATGCTGGCTACGGTATCGCCGGATTTTGGACATAAATGCCGGATGTATGAGCTGCTCGCTGAGGTAATGAGGCAGGCGTGAGCCTTTCTTTGCTGGCTGCGTACGGACTTTGGACATAGGACTTTTCTGCCGAAACGGTTTAACCTCCGGCTGGAATCGATAGCTGTATAACCATTTTTTTTGGGGGAGATGTGTTGAAAGTAAACGTTCGGTTTGGCAATGAGGCGGACAAGGCCTATGTTCCAGCTGTGGATCGGCCAGTCTGGTCCGTCCGCAGGGCGTCCTCACCAAGAGCTAACGTATCTCCAACTCTAAGGGGGTGTCTCAAGCAGCCATTTCATGGCTTTTGAGACACCCCCTTTTTAGTGTAAACCCAATCGGCAAAACGTTAAAAAAATTTTCACGGAAGGGTTGATTTCCAGAGATTCTACGTTAAAATAATATTAACATTAAAAATATTTTAACGTTGAAGGGCGGAATCCAATAATGAGAGAAGGCACAGCGGTAAACAAGCCAGGGATTGGGGAATTAATACGAGTTAAACCTTATATGCAGTTTATGCTGGGGAAAATGGTAGCGAGGTTTGGTGATTCCATTGACTCTATTGCATATAGCTGGATGGTGTACATGTTAACGGGTTCCAAACTACTAATGGGTACGCTCCTCGCAGTCAACTTTCTGCCGAACATTCTGCTCGGCCTTTTTGCCGGAGCGGTCGTGGATCGCATATCTCTCAAGAAGGTCATCGTGCTGACGAATTCGGGCCGGGGACTGCTTGTTGGCGTAACTGCTCTGTTATTTGGTATGGGAGAACTGCAAGTATGGCATTTGTTCGTCGTCACGATTCTCAATTCGCTGCTTGAATGCTTCTCGTCACCTGCCGAAATGTCCAGCGTGCCGCGATTGCTGCCGCAATCCATGCTGCTTTCCGGCAATGCCATGTCGTCTTCGGCTACCCGATTGGCTGAACTTGCCGGGCTTGCCTTTGCAGGTGCTCTTATTGCAACTGTTGGAATAACGTGGACGATTTTGATGGATGCTGGCCTATTTGCATTAAGTGCTGTGCTAATGAGCCGGGTTGTCTATCCATCCGATCCCAGCATGGAAGAAGGATCCTCTGAGAAGTTATCCTCCACAGATGCTCCCAGAAGTTTGCTTTCGGATATGATTGAAGCCTTTCATTTCATGCGCAAGCATGCCCTGCTGTTGATTGGCTCCCTTTTATTTGCCTTTGTCAACTTCTGCCTGATGCCATTCAATGTTCTCCGAACTCCATATGTTATCGATATTCTGCATGCTGGAGCAGGGGGCTTAAGTTTGCTGAGCGGGTTAATGGTGGGTGGTATGGTGCTGAGTGGATTGTGGATGACTCACAGAGGCAGCAGATATCGGAAGAGTGTATTGATTATTAGTGGGATTACCATGCTGGGTCTTAGTTATGCCATGACCGCGCTTCCTGCGTATATGTCCACTTATCAGCTACCGCTGGCAGCTATGTTTTGCTTGATGATGGGGCTCGGCATACCATTAGCTACGACCCCTCTCGCTTCATATCTGATGGAGGTTACGCCAGCCGGTATGCTCGGCAGGGTGTCTGCACTACAAAGTATGCTGATCGTAAGTGCTATACCGCTTGGAAGTCTGGTTGCGGGTGCTGCAGCAGAAGTGCTGTCCACGCCTGTGTTATTTATTGCTTTTGGCATTTTGCTTGCCATGTCGGCCATATCGCTCCTGCTCAGCAAAACATTCCGGCGCAGTATGTAGCCTAATTCCTGTATCTTTCTGTAAGACCTGTTTTGACCGGGGACCAGACTGAACGGTATAATATGCATATATAAGGACAAACGGTACTCCGGAAATGAGGATACAGGTATGCAGCAGAAAGTACTGTCAACGATCGAAGAGATCAAGATCTACTCCGACCCGTATCGGATCCAGATCCTGAATATGTTTAATAAACAGGGAAGACCTTCTACCGTGAAAGAAATAGCTGATAAACTTGGGGAAGTGCCCGCGAAAGTACATTATCACGTGAAAAAGCTGGAGAAGATTGGTTTGCTTACCATCGTATCCACGCGAGAGATTAATGGCATCATTGCCAAATACTACGAACCTTTTCAGGGAGAAATCCATCTTCGTCATGAAGATGGGGAGCACTCCCCACTGAAGCAGGTTTTTCGTTCTGAGACGCTTAAACTGTTAAATGAAATGTATGAACAGAGCCGCCAGATGTTTATGAAACAGGCGAAGCACGGTGATAACATGTTTGGACAAATCTCGGACATGACGTTATATGCGAGCCGTGAGGAAGTCGAGAAGCTGTACAAGGATATCACGAAAATGTGTGAGCCTTATACGAAGCGGAATGATCAGAAGGAAAATCAGGAGGTTTTTCAGCTGTTTACGACATTGTCGCAACATGTGGATGAACCGACTGAATCTCCGAAAAGTAAAATGCCACCGCATCAGCCGGGAGACCAGGGTTCGGATCCGAAGGACGATGCAAAGGAAAAATGATATAGGGAGACCGAAGCGACAACAAAGAAAAGGCCGCCTGAAGGCGGCTTTTTGATGTGTGATGAGGACCAATGGTCACTGCTCAACCCTACCATATCTACATGGAGAGAGGTCGCAATCATGTTCAGAATTACATGTTCTCATCGTAATCCCGAACTTCACGTTTGGCTGCGGTAGCTGGCGAATTGGATGTACCATAATCCTCAACAGCTTCCCAAGCTTCCGCATGATCGAACTTGCCGGCGTTCCGCTGTCTGACCTCCCCGGCACCACTTGGAGGCATGGTCATCACCTGCTCTTCCACAGGGCGGTCATTGCTGAGCTCCCGGTTCGGTGTATCGTCAATACAGTAGGCCGTGTATGGAATGGCCTGAAGCCTCTCAAACGGAATATCCTGTCCACATGTGACACATGTTCCGTAGGTTCCTTTTTCCATACGCTCCAGGGCATCAATTACTTGGTTAAATTCATCCGTTAATGTATCGTCTACAGCCAGATCACGGCTGCGTTCAAATGTCTCCGTCCCCGCATCAGCCGGGTGATTATCGTATGATGACAGCTCGCCTGTAGAATCTTTGAGTGACGCAGTTGGAGCACCATCTTCCATGTTGGATTCAAAATGACGCTGCAGATTATCACGCTGCTCCAGAAGAGCGCTCTTAAGTTCCTGAAGTTGATCTTTGGTTAATGTACTCATAACGACATGCTCCTTTCCCGCTTTAGGGGTGTGTAGTCTGTCCTTACCCGATTTTGGGGGTGTACAATCATTTTGCATCCTTGAAGAGGCGTTTGATTTTATATCTGGCCGATAATGTGTTATAAAAAATAGAGAGAGAAACTGCCGCGATTTCCCCGCGAAGTCGTATTGCACCGTGTTCCTCGAAGAGACGGTCCCGGCTACTTTTGAACATACGTCGATAGACGTTTTTCTTATAATGGAGGTTGTCAAGATGGATGAACATATGAAACGAAGATTGGATAAACAGAGACAATTGTTTAAACAACTGGGCGTACAGCTCGATGCCTTATCAATTCATGAAAAACAATTCAATTATAAGCTCCGTGGCTATGATCCGGATGAAGTTGATGCATATCTTGACCTGGTCATCAAGGATTACGAACGATTTTATGCCAATATTGCCGATCTGATGGATAAATGGCAGGAGCAGCAGCTTACGATCCGAGATCTTAAGTCGACGGCCAGACCCGTCGATGATCCGACGAAAATCGATCGCAAACAGCTGGATGATATTGTGAAGCAGCTGGAATACAGCGTGAGGCAGCTGAAAATCAAGGCACGCCCGGAACAGAGTTTGTTCCCTGAATAGAATGAAACACCAGGATTATATTACGTTAAAGGTGGTTAATCATGAGTACACATTTTTCGGTCAGTGTGCATTGTTTGTTGTTGTTGTCCTTCAGCGCGCCTGAACGAATCACTTCCGCAATGATTGCAGGAAGCGTCAACACCAACCCTGTTGTTGTCCGGCGTATTTTGGGCGGGCTGAAAAAGGCAGGTTTGGTCGAATCCTCTCCCGGAACGAGAGGGTTTTATCTCGCCAAACCGGCTAGTGAAATTACCTTGGCCATGATCTATCAGGCTGCCAAGGACGAAGGTCCGCTATTTCCGATTCATGGTAACTGCAACCCCAATTGTGATGTTGGACTTCGCATAGACAGTCTGCTGACGAATCTGTATCAGGTGGCAGAGGCAAAAGTCGAACAGTTCTTCGCATCGATTACGCTTGAAGATATGGAACGTTCCTGCTCCCAGATGGAGACTGTGCCTCCGTCTGCAGAGTAGGCTACTGTCTGAACCAGGGAGGTGTGCTTAGATATGAAAATAATCGTGATTTCGGATACACATTTGCCCAAAAGAGCTAAGCAGCTGCCAGAACCACTGCTTCAAGTGCTGCCGGAGGCTGACCTCATATTACATGCAGGCGACTGGTCGGATTGGAGTGTATATAAGCTGTTAAGCGAGTATGCTCCCGTTGCAGGCGTAGCAGGCAATACGGATCCGCCGGAAATTGGCAAGAAGCTGGGCTTTTCCCGCATCGTGGAGGCGGACGGTTTGCGTCTAGGTCTGGTGCATGGACACCAGGGATCGAAAACGACCGAGCAGAATGCCATTCATACATTTGCCGGTCAGCAGGTGGATGCCATCATATTTGGCCACTCGCACATTCCCTTGATGCATACCGTCAACGATGTGCTGATATTTAATCCGGGTTCACCGACGGATCGGCGCCGACAGCCGCAGTATTCATTTGGAATCATGACGACTCGTCTTGGAAAATTGCATGCGGAGCATGTGTTTTTTGATCGAAAATAAGTAACGACTAAATGAATGAAATAACCATGACATCCCCATTCAGAATGAACATCTGAACAGGGATGTTTTTTTTGCGTATGCATATACCCTTGAAGAAGTAAGGAGACATCCACCACAGCCATGTTGCAGTTATCCCTGAATGGGGAATGTTGCCCCACGTTTATCTCTTATTCATCTATTGGAGCAGAACACTATTTGTACATATGCAGGAATGATACAATTCGTTTATCCAATAAATTTGAATACGTTTACATAAGGAGATGACCAGATGAAACTGTCTGTATTTACTGTAGCGACGCCTGACCTGAACGCAGAAGAACTGGCTGCAGCGGCGGAATCTGCAGGTATCGACGGAATCGAGTGGAGGTTCCGCGGAATACCGGAAGACGCACGTACGGAGGAACCCTCTTTTTGGAGGCATAACCGGAGTTCAATTGATCCGGCCAAATGGGAGGAACAGGTCCCTGATTTTCGTGAAGCAACTGCAAAACATGGTCGACGTTCCATTGCGCTGGTACCGTATCTGAGCTGTGGAGATCTTCAAGCG contains:
- a CDS encoding transposase, translated to MENWTYSETQDTWTCPAGETLHFRKESKETLPSGYEIHKRHYRSQSCEGCPLKERCTMAAGNREVVVSLERLHYQNQARDLLRSEEGYALAVRRMTEPESVFGQLKNNRGFRRFLLRGMEKVTLEVGWLSLAHNVLKLAATDQKRRAAILQ
- a CDS encoding TraR/DksA C4-type zinc finger protein, producing the protein MSTLTKDQLQELKSALLEQRDNLQRHFESNMEDGAPTASLKDSTGELSSYDNHPADAGTETFERSRDLAVDDTLTDEFNQVIDALERMEKGTYGTCVTCGQDIPFERLQAIPYTAYCIDDTPNRELSNDRPVEEQVMTMPPSGAGEVRQRNAGKFDHAEAWEAVEDYGTSNSPATAAKREVRDYDENM
- a CDS encoding DivIVA domain-containing protein codes for the protein MDEHMKRRLDKQRQLFKQLGVQLDALSIHEKQFNYKLRGYDPDEVDAYLDLVIKDYERFYANIADLMDKWQEQQLTIRDLKSTARPVDDPTKIDRKQLDDIVKQLEYSVRQLKIKARPEQSLFPE
- a CDS encoding helix-turn-helix transcriptional regulator; its protein translation is MAFMIAQRAFIKLYLITMVEQHRGYGYEMLEAMKQEFKDYGYVPPQSEVYRALHELVQQGVFYRTKKLKGSDPKVDFQEIVLYHFTDDGAEKAELYKKQVKADLDRCLGMLHKAEEDNYGTKGR
- a CDS encoding MFS transporter produces the protein MREGTAVNKPGIGELIRVKPYMQFMLGKMVARFGDSIDSIAYSWMVYMLTGSKLLMGTLLAVNFLPNILLGLFAGAVVDRISLKKVIVLTNSGRGLLVGVTALLFGMGELQVWHLFVVTILNSLLECFSSPAEMSSVPRLLPQSMLLSGNAMSSSATRLAELAGLAFAGALIATVGITWTILMDAGLFALSAVLMSRVVYPSDPSMEEGSSEKLSSTDAPRSLLSDMIEAFHFMRKHALLLIGSLLFAFVNFCLMPFNVLRTPYVIDILHAGAGGLSLLSGLMVGGMVLSGLWMTHRGSRYRKSVLIISGITMLGLSYAMTALPAYMSTYQLPLAAMFCLMMGLGIPLATTPLASYLMEVTPAGMLGRVSALQSMLIVSAIPLGSLVAGAAAEVLSTPVLFIAFGILLAMSAISLLLSKTFRRSM
- a CDS encoding LLM class flavin-dependent oxidoreductase, whose amino-acid sequence is MKLSILDYSEIAEGETPEQALAHSVRLARLAEGWGYHRYWVSEHHGNNVLAGSAPEILAGAIAAGTHRIRTGSGGVMLPMHSPFKVAESFAVLAALYPGRIDLGVGRSTGGPADVSRVLLDGRSGSFRHYPDQIARLAGYVRRSDEQPLPRPVPTEPPDLWLLGSSSGSAEIAARHGMGLAFGHFISGQGGPEAVKAYREQFVPAAPGGKPQVLVSAFAVCGETDEQAEKQAGVFDDYLLNIREGGGLLRVPSIENVAAREYTPEQRQIMAAGRGRMLVGGPERMKRQLIRLADRYNADEIMLATVSPDFGHKCRMYELLAEVMRQA
- a CDS encoding metallophosphoesterase family protein, with the translated sequence MKIIVISDTHLPKRAKQLPEPLLQVLPEADLILHAGDWSDWSVYKLLSEYAPVAGVAGNTDPPEIGKKLGFSRIVEADGLRLGLVHGHQGSKTTEQNAIHTFAGQQVDAIIFGHSHIPLMHTVNDVLIFNPGSPTDRRRQPQYSFGIMTTRLGKLHAEHVFFDRK
- a CDS encoding acyltransferase, with the protein product MPLKERIAEIESLRGIAFAAVVLQHSIAHFSLVPEAGLEDGVLLAILLMTSKFAVPLFIFITGMVLFYNTGEQLKYGRFMQKRLTDVIAPYVVWSLVYFTLTPQGWAGISWQDLPELGLKLLTGKTTSHFWYIIMLIQFYLLFPLFLKAVRYVYNRYDSRGRLVAVLITGAVYLVLADQLRNIARVMERLNIPVLTDVFTTYADRNFLYFFFYFVLGAAAGLSVKSWNMWIHRLRWVYWTVFIIMGLRFTYLLMLEFQKPEGIQISFYTVSLIRPDMALFLIASIMVMYQLAGKLHNHLAVGWLGWIGSVSYGGYLMHMLMLRYSYIPDEYVYVAWGLNPTLRMILTWALALALSCVLTWCISRVSWLKWIVGTVPKANFRK
- a CDS encoding Rrf2 family transcriptional regulator; translation: MSTHFSVSVHCLLLLSFSAPERITSAMIAGSVNTNPVVVRRILGGLKKAGLVESSPGTRGFYLAKPASEITLAMIYQAAKDEGPLFPIHGNCNPNCDVGLRIDSLLTNLYQVAEAKVEQFFASITLEDMERSCSQMETVPPSAE
- a CDS encoding Gfo/Idh/MocA family protein — encoded protein: MNKQLQWGVLGTSTIAKNAVIPAIQQSERGEVLAIASRSKEKAEALAEELDIARCYGSYEELIADPDIEAVYIPLPNHMHKEWTIKAAQAGKHVLCEKPAALNADESAEMIQVCKEHGVLFAEAIMYRYHPKHRRVQEIIASGEIGAVRAIHGNFTCNTADDKDNVRFKRDMGGGSLFDLGVYPISAARMYLGQEPEAVTVHALFSEEHDGVDMMASGLVEFPGSVALTFDCGMWASGRAEMEILGTDGRIELPKVFGWENSDIPPQIIIHTDSVSREERVSVSNSYVLQAETFAAAVLDGTPLPFTPDNTIANMRVIDACLQSARTRQRVSLI
- a CDS encoding winged helix-turn-helix domain-containing protein produces the protein MQQKVLSTIEEIKIYSDPYRIQILNMFNKQGRPSTVKEIADKLGEVPAKVHYHVKKLEKIGLLTIVSTREINGIIAKYYEPFQGEIHLRHEDGEHSPLKQVFRSETLKLLNEMYEQSRQMFMKQAKHGDNMFGQISDMTLYASREEVEKLYKDITKMCEPYTKRNDQKENQEVFQLFTTLSQHVDEPTESPKSKMPPHQPGDQGSDPKDDAKEK
- a CDS encoding DUF202 domain-containing protein, with protein sequence MNGGIPIADSELDTPTIDSQYVQQHMANERTFLAWVRTGIAMVGVGFLAAGLGVQFFLL